In Stomoxys calcitrans chromosome 2, idStoCalc2.1, whole genome shotgun sequence, the following proteins share a genomic window:
- the LOC131994812 gene encoding uncharacterized protein LOC131994812 — protein sequence MDLPPNTLCAKCFKALSAKSIACHVCRAKYHFFCADIDANIAELFIKNANLVFNCNDCLRLTSNLIAGISSLKTEVRELKLLIDSSLRAEVHELKQIIENNKQTEKKQRHQHNSNLNTAAVRSRDVVGKVQSTNAPVAAAVEHSLNVNNSQHVVPYASSVSSLNTVDANAVDNDDAVFEANVLPNSNWVRVQRRRKRKDKVIYGENNTTNELDVVISKKWVHISSFKPSVTSEHITDFIQKNANIAKSNMECYVLVKKDVDINSLKRVNFKLGVTSNHYDDVINPNGIASPLINEVHGLKIYYHNLSGMRTKSKDVFDFSNQLNYDVIALVETWLNDDFCDAEFFDLNLFAVYRKDRNVSRTGYSRGGGVLLAVKSQYKSNLCGLDDDSGLLDQIAVCINGLNLSVVLCLSYIPPGSSASIYSKHIDNIFAIEVSMGSKANICVMGDFNLPNICWSKFDDNHFLTPTNVNKDYEVNCIDTLLSLNLVQINHFSNQLHRFLDLIFVPNDFKFNVYECLAPISPSNLHHMPIVVEVGYFNFLKSSPSQNLALNYNVCDFNMLNSILGSIDWIKIFNDKTSSVCYDFFIEKVSDILKSNVPFKKNKPHKLPWYTTGLKKLKNLRNKFHKRFLAHGDPEDLVQCKHYQREFNFLNKFLYKQYILDKENEIKANPKSFWSYVNSKRKTSDIPSTLTYNGCTSKSGVDVVNMFASFFKSNFDSPVTSSVAVLDSVSAINLANISVSDEDVLDAIFNIKNSFKHDADGLCAYFLKKCSICVAPILTFIFNLSIKEGIFINRWKVASITPVFKGGRKDDHGFFSGRSTSTNLVLFTEYCLSAFERGCQVEAIYTDLSKAFDKVSHSILLDKLQELGFHSNFLSWIASYLHNRVCTVKVESFVSSPYIQTSGVPQGSILGPLLFILFINGISSCFSTSRFLLYADDLKIFHKIESMSDVFDLQNDLDNLLKLSTSYETWPSLNGVLQCDTSLVCVTQRSSMGASTIAVRVYQYILALIFCIACVGMCMYDRTLRVGEPV from the exons ATGGATCTCCCTCCTAATACACTTTGCGCCAAGTGCTTTAAGGCTTTAAGTGCCAAATCGATAGCCTGCCACGTTTGTAGAGCTAAATATCATTTTTTCTGTGCGGACATTGATGCAAATATTGCcgaactttttattaaaaacgcgaACTTAGTTTTCAACTGCAATGATTGTTTGCGTCTCACTTCTAATCTAATTGCTGGCATTTCATCTTTAAAAACTGAAGTAAGAGAACTCAAGCTCTTAATCGACTCTTCACTGAGAGCAGAAGTGCACGAATTGAAGCAAATAATAGAGAACAACAAGCAAACTGAAAAAAAACAACGGCATCAACATAACTCCAATCTTAATACTGCAGCAGTGAGGAGCCGTGATGTTGTTGGTAAGGTTCAAAGTACAAATGCCCCTgtcgctgctgctgtcgaacATTCGTTGAACGTAAACAACAGCCAACATGTTGTGCCATACGCGTCATCTGTATCATCGCTTAACACAGTAGATGCTAATGCTGTTGATAATGATGATGCTGTGTTTGAAGCCAACGTCCTACCTAATTCTAATTGGGTGCGTGTCCAGAGGCGTAGAAAAAGAAAGGataaggtcatttatggtgaaaATAATACAACAAATGAATTGGATGTTGTTATTTCTAAGAAATGGGTGCATATTTCATCTTTTAAGCCATCAGTTACGAGCGAGCATATCACTGACTTTATTCAAAAGAATGCTAACATTGCAAAGTCTAATATGGAGTGCTATGTGCTTGTGAAAAAAGATGTTGACATCAATAGTTTAAAACGCGTCAACTTTAAGCTTGGTGTTACATCTAATCATTACGATGACGTCATCAACCCAAA TGGAATCGCTTCCCCATTGATTAATGAGGTGCATGgtttaaaaatttactaccataATCTGTCTGGTATGCGTACGAAATCCAAGGATGTTTTTGATTTCTCCAATCAATTGAACTATGATGTTATTGCTCTTGTTGAAACCTGGTTGAACGATGACTTTTGTGATGCTGAGTTCTTCGATCTAAATTTATTTGCTGTTTACCGTAAAGATAGAAATGTTTCAAGGACTGGATATTCTAGAGGAGGTGGTGTGCTCTTGGCCGTTAAATCTCAATACAAGTCAAACTTATGTGGTTTGGATGATGACAGCGGATTATTAGACCAAATTGCTGTATGCATAAATGGTTTAAATCTTAGCGTTGTATTATGTTTGTCTTACATACCCCCAGGTAGTAGTGCATCTATTTATTCGAAGCATATTGATAATATTTTTGCTATTGAAGTAAGCATGGGGTCGAAAGCTAATATTTGTGTTATGGGTGATTTTAATTTACCTAACATTTGTTGGTCAAAATTTGACGACAATCATTTTTTAACGCCCACTAATGTAAACAAGGATTACGAGGTCAATTGTATTGATACTTTATTAAGTTTAAATCTTGTTCAAATTAATCATTTTTCTAATCAACTTCACCGATTTCTTGATCTTATTTTTGTTCcaaatgattttaaatttaatgtttatgAATGTTTGGCTCCAATTTCCCCATCTAATCTACATCATATGCCTATTGTTGTTGAAGTAGGTTATTTTAACTTTCTAAAATCATCACCGTCTCAAAATCTGGCTCTAAATTATAACGTTTGTGATTTTAATATGTTGAATTCAATTCTTGGCTCCATTGAttggataaaaatatttaatgataAAACATCATcagtttgttatgatttttttatagaaaaagtctcTGATATACTTAAATCTAATGTTCCGTTTAAGAAAAATAAGCCACATAAACTGCCTTGGTATACGACAGGTCTtaagaaacttaaaaatttacgaaataaaTTTCATAAGCGCTTTTTGGCGCATGGTGATCCAGAAGATTTGGTCCAATGCAAGCATTATCAacgtgaatttaattttttaaataaattcctCTATAAGCAATACATTCTGGATAAAGAGAATGAAATTAAAGCCAATCCTAAAAGCTTTTGGTCTTATGTTAACTCTAAAAGGAAAACATCTGATATCCCATCTACTCTCACATATAATGGCTGtacatcaaaatctggtgtGGACGTGGTTAATATGTTTGCTTCTTTTTTCAAATCTAATTTTGATTCTCCCGTAACAAGTAGCGTGGCAGTCCTTGATTCTGTATCTGCTATtaatttggcaaatatttctGTTTCGGATGAAGATGTGTTGGACgctatttttaatattaagaaTAGTTTTAAACACGACGCCGATGGCCTTTGTgcttattttctaaaaaagtgTTCTATTTGTGTAGCTCCAATTTTAACTTTCATTTTCAATCTCTCTATTAAGGAGGgtatatttattaatagatgGAAAGTAGCATCAATTACCCCAGTTTTTAAAGGTGGCAGAAAAGACGAT catggattttttTCAGGAAGATCAACTTCAACTAATTTGGTTCTCTTTACAGAATATTGCCTATCTGCCTTTGAACGTGGCTGTCAAGTTGAAGCCATTTACACAGATTTATCAAAAGCTTTCGATAAAGTATCACATTCTATATTGCTCGATAAATTACAAGAATTAGGGTTTCATTCCAATTTTCTTTCTTGGATCGCTTCATATCTTCACAACAGAGTGTGTACAGTAAAGGTGGAGAGTTTTGTATCTTCACCTTATATTCAAACTTCCGGTGTGCCTCAGGGTAGTATCTTGGGGccacttctttttattttattcataaatGGCATTTCCTCATGCTTTTCAACATCTAGATTTCTGCTCTATGCTgatgatttaaaaatatttcataaaattgaGTCTATGTCTGATGTCTTCGATTTACAGAATGACTTGGACAATCTGCTGA